One genomic window of Bacillus mycoides includes the following:
- a CDS encoding DoxX family protein has protein sequence MNQHIGNLIIRIVLGVTFFMHGLTKFQSGIDNIAGWFTSIGLPGGLAYGVATVELVGGLLLILGLGVRYIGLLFALVMVGAIVKVKWSAGLLGDGKNPGFELELALLAMGAYLFIAKADGFVDNFLKEKMSKKN, from the coding sequence ATGAATCAACATATTGGTAACTTAATTATTCGTATCGTGTTAGGGGTAACATTCTTTATGCACGGTTTAACAAAATTCCAATCAGGAATTGACAATATTGCAGGGTGGTTCACAAGCATTGGTTTACCAGGAGGACTTGCATACGGTGTAGCAACAGTTGAATTAGTTGGAGGTCTATTGTTAATTCTAGGTTTAGGTGTAAGATATATTGGATTATTATTTGCACTTGTTATGGTTGGAGCAATTGTAAAAGTGAAATGGTCAGCTGGTTTATTAGGAGATGGGAAAAATCCTGGCTTCGAATTAGAACTTGCATTATTAGCAATGGGTGCTTATTTATTTATTGCGAAAGCTGATGGTTTTGTAGATAATTTCTTAAAAGAGAAAATGTCAAAGAAGAACTAA
- a CDS encoding GNAT family N-acetyltransferase produces MYIYHNGLIIREGTNGVPAYAIKTLFEDAGWSNDNIPSWQIEKFSIAFENSTWAFTIWDEEEMVAMVRVISDQIMVANIVNLVVKCEYRGKGLGKKLVALCLQKLPHGDWFAHTSANNFDFYRSCGFEVRELSRNGTCAYYGYQVAKKDGHR; encoded by the coding sequence ATGTATATTTACCATAATGGACTTATTATTCGTGAGGGAACGAACGGTGTACCAGCATATGCAATTAAAACTTTATTTGAAGATGCCGGTTGGAGTAATGATAATATCCCTTCTTGGCAAATTGAAAAATTTTCGATAGCATTTGAAAATTCCACATGGGCTTTCACAATTTGGGATGAAGAAGAAATGGTCGCGATGGTTAGAGTGATTTCTGATCAAATCATGGTTGCTAACATAGTAAATTTAGTTGTGAAGTGTGAGTATAGGGGAAAAGGGTTAGGTAAGAAACTTGTAGCTCTTTGTTTACAAAAGCTTCCGCATGGCGATTGGTTTGCGCATACATCCGCTAACAATTTTGATTTTTATAGAAGCTGTGGTTTTGAAGTAAGAGAGTTATCAAGAAATGGAACATGTGCGTATTATGGGTATCAAGTGGCAAAAAAGGATGGGCATCGATAA
- a CDS encoding MaoC/PaaZ C-terminal domain-containing protein encodes MNVKVGDVFKYERRFTEEEVFEFANITGDKGRHHMEYDENGQLMVHGLLTASIGTKVGEELHYIARELVSEFIRPVFTGDTITCELTLTNIEQMEGYKKVSIESVYRNQHEKTVLVGTSYGIIRE; translated from the coding sequence ATGAATGTAAAAGTTGGGGATGTATTTAAATATGAAAGAAGGTTTACCGAGGAAGAAGTTTTTGAATTTGCAAATATTACAGGCGATAAAGGTAGACATCATATGGAATATGATGAGAATGGACAATTAATGGTTCATGGTCTATTGACTGCCAGCATTGGTACGAAAGTAGGAGAAGAGTTACATTACATAGCGAGGGAATTAGTAAGTGAATTTATTAGGCCAGTTTTTACAGGTGATACGATTACTTGTGAATTAACATTAACAAATATTGAGCAAATGGAAGGATATAAAAAAGTTTCAATTGAGTCCGTTTATCGCAATCAACATGAAAAGACTGTACTAGTTGGGACGAGTTATGGAATTATAAGGGAATAA
- a CDS encoding 4a-hydroxytetrahydrobiopterin dehydratase, with amino-acid sequence MMLRLTNEEVQEELVKLDKWTVKDEKWIERKYMFSDYLKGVEFVSEAAKLSEEHNHHPFILIQYKAVIITLSSWNAKGLTKLDFDLAKQFDELFLQNEKAIIRK; translated from the coding sequence ATGATGCTACGACTAACTAATGAAGAGGTACAAGAAGAATTAGTTAAGCTGGATAAATGGACAGTGAAAGATGAAAAATGGATTGAAAGAAAATATATGTTTTCCGACTACTTAAAAGGAGTCGAATTTGTCTCTGAAGCCGCCAAACTATCAGAAGAACATAATCACCATCCATTTATCCTTATCCAGTATAAAGCAGTCATTATTACTTTGTCATCATGGAATGCAAAGGGTTTAACCAAACTAGATTTTGACCTTGCAAAGCAATTTGATGAACTGTTTTTACAAAATGAAAAAGCGATTATAAGAAAGTAA
- a CDS encoding helix-turn-helix domain-containing protein, with the protein MNIGSAIREIRQRKGITIAQICEGTGLSKGFMSQVENNKTSPSISTLETISIFLNVPLPYLLLEQKDRMKIIKKEERKYSVYGKDEQRIEHVAEQGGLRLSLVEISAGFPKENSPNAHEGEECHLVLRGKLEVQHGEDIAIVEEGDSFSWNACVPHIVRNIGEESALLLISSHAENRKRVY; encoded by the coding sequence ATGAATATTGGTTCTGCGATTCGTGAAATTCGTCAACGTAAAGGCATAACAATTGCACAAATTTGTGAAGGGACAGGTCTTTCTAAAGGTTTTATGAGTCAGGTTGAAAATAATAAAACATCACCATCTATCTCAACTTTAGAAACAATCTCCATTTTTTTAAATGTTCCCCTTCCTTATTTACTGTTAGAACAAAAGGATCGAATGAAAATTATAAAAAAAGAAGAACGGAAATACAGCGTATACGGTAAAGATGAACAAAGAATTGAGCATGTTGCTGAGCAAGGTGGTCTCCGCCTATCTTTAGTAGAAATTTCTGCCGGATTCCCGAAAGAAAACTCACCAAATGCTCATGAAGGCGAAGAGTGTCATCTTGTATTACGCGGAAAACTGGAAGTTCAACATGGTGAAGATATTGCAATTGTAGAAGAAGGTGATTCTTTCTCCTGGAATGCGTGCGTTCCCCATATTGTTCGTAATATAGGTGAAGAATCTGCGTTATTACTTATCTCTAGTCATGCTGAAAATCGAAAACGAGTTTACTAA
- a CDS encoding GNAT family N-acetyltransferase, protein MMGVNKRVFHTDRLQFRKYTMDDLPFYASLWGDEKVMRYIGNGMLKTFMQCKKSLEERVLPNYKNGLGLFVMIEKETGIRIGHAGLVKQKVDGKEEIEIGYWLLPKYWGKGYAKEAAAAFRDYGFQALQMNKLISLINPNHPASIFVARKTGLSYEKTTSFHEMDVLVYSIKRVG, encoded by the coding sequence ATGATGGGAGTGAATAAAAGAGTGTTTCATACAGATCGTTTACAATTTCGCAAATATACAATGGATGATTTACCGTTTTATGCTTCTTTATGGGGGGATGAGAAGGTAATGCGCTATATTGGAAATGGAATGTTAAAAACATTTATGCAATGTAAAAAAAGTTTGGAGGAGAGGGTACTTCCAAATTATAAAAACGGTCTCGGTTTATTTGTAATGATTGAAAAGGAAACAGGGATACGAATTGGTCATGCAGGACTTGTCAAGCAGAAGGTAGATGGAAAAGAGGAAATTGAGATTGGCTATTGGTTACTTCCTAAGTATTGGGGGAAAGGGTATGCGAAAGAGGCTGCGGCGGCATTTCGAGACTATGGTTTTCAAGCATTACAAATGAATAAATTAATTTCACTTATTAATCCGAACCACCCAGCTTCAATATTTGTTGCTAGAAAAACAGGGCTTAGTTATGAGAAAACAACTTCATTTCATGAGATGGATGTTCTCGTTTATTCCATTAAGCGGGTTGGATGA
- a CDS encoding ankyrin repeat domain-containing protein has protein sequence MQTEERITIELVREFVMAAHGDLEKVQELLAESPSLLHASYNWGGSDWESALGAAAHVGRKDIALYLPAKGARMDIFAAAMLGELEVVQAILVVQPEALFAPGPHGISLLQHARMGGEKAQRVFEYLTVLS, from the coding sequence ATGCAAACAGAAGAACGTATTACCATTGAATTAGTAAGAGAATTTGTTATGGCAGCTCACGGAGATTTAGAAAAAGTACAGGAACTATTGGCAGAATCGCCAAGCTTACTTCATGCCTCTTATAATTGGGGCGGCTCAGATTGGGAAAGTGCCTTAGGAGCAGCGGCCCATGTAGGACGTAAAGATATTGCACTTTATTTACCGGCAAAGGGCGCTCGGATGGATATTTTTGCAGCGGCTATGCTTGGTGAACTTGAAGTCGTACAAGCTATTTTAGTAGTACAACCAGAAGCATTATTTGCACCTGGCCCGCATGGCATTTCGCTACTTCAACATGCACGAATGGGTGGAGAAAAAGCTCAGCGTGTATTTGAATACTTAACAGTGCTTTCTTAA
- a CDS encoding ABC transporter ATP-binding protein, with the protein MISVNKVFYAHSERFQMQNMNVHIKAGEIVSLIGPNGSGKSTLLRLIARLLKQSEGDIILDGTNIHTMKSADVAKQLAMLPQMHDHQLDLTVKELIEFGRGPHKSWSSRLNKEDEEIVDWALSVTNLEGYEYRLLQSLSGGERQRAWIAMTLAQRTNVLLLDEPTTFLDIVHQLEVMELVKRLNEEFGMTIIMVLHDINQAAQYSDRLLVLKRGEIQYDGVPEEVLCQQMFQHVFGIEVDIFQGSDKPFFTPKRISKKGAERCKQKNVLPLN; encoded by the coding sequence GTGATTTCCGTTAACAAAGTGTTTTACGCACATTCTGAAAGATTTCAAATGCAAAATATGAATGTACATATTAAAGCTGGAGAAATCGTTAGTTTAATCGGTCCGAATGGATCCGGGAAATCTACTTTGCTGCGTTTAATAGCACGGCTACTTAAACAAAGCGAAGGAGATATCATTTTAGATGGGACAAATATTCATACGATGAAGAGTGCGGATGTAGCGAAGCAATTAGCGATGTTACCACAAATGCATGATCATCAATTAGATTTAACAGTGAAAGAACTAATAGAGTTCGGAAGAGGTCCTCATAAATCATGGAGTAGTCGCTTAAACAAAGAAGATGAAGAAATTGTTGATTGGGCATTGTCTGTTACAAATCTTGAAGGGTATGAATATCGTCTTTTACAATCCTTATCAGGAGGAGAAAGACAACGTGCTTGGATTGCGATGACGCTAGCACAACGTACAAATGTCTTATTATTAGATGAACCAACAACCTTTTTGGATATCGTTCACCAGTTGGAAGTAATGGAACTTGTGAAACGATTAAACGAGGAGTTTGGTATGACAATTATAATGGTCTTACATGACATTAACCAAGCGGCTCAATATAGTGATCGTTTACTCGTATTAAAGCGAGGAGAGATTCAGTATGACGGTGTACCAGAAGAAGTATTATGTCAACAAATGTTTCAACATGTATTTGGCATAGAAGTAGATATTTTTCAAGGAAGCGACAAGCCATTTTTTACACCGAAACGAATTTCTAAAAAAGGAGCAGAGCGATGCAAACAGAAGAACGTATTACCATTGAATTAG
- a CDS encoding VOC family protein, whose product MSFQLHPETTLGVVHLYVSNIKKSLEFYTEVLSMKVLKEEKTVVTFGNENEEPLLIIEEKKEALPKQRGRTGLYHYAILLPTRQDLANILRHLVEMVYPLHGGADHYFSEALYLADPDGNGIEIYHDRQKEVWRDENGELPFVSNPLAGEELLQQGSAWNGFPAATVMGHIHLHVADLEEAKRFYVDGLGFEVTIPAHNGALFVSAGGYHHHIGLNTWQGEGIPPQMPNSVGLKYFTIVLADEKQKEQVCESLKYIGVVATYKDGILQAKDPFGHGIHFKVKGEA is encoded by the coding sequence ATGAGCTTTCAACTTCATCCCGAAACAACACTTGGTGTTGTTCATCTATACGTATCAAATATAAAGAAATCACTAGAGTTTTATACAGAAGTATTAAGTATGAAAGTGCTAAAAGAAGAGAAAACAGTCGTTACATTTGGGAATGAAAATGAAGAACCACTCCTTATCATTGAAGAAAAGAAAGAAGCTTTACCAAAGCAAAGAGGGAGAACAGGGTTATATCATTACGCAATTTTATTACCAACCAGACAGGACTTAGCGAACATTCTTCGTCATCTTGTAGAGATGGTATATCCACTGCACGGTGGAGCCGATCATTACTTTAGTGAAGCTCTTTATTTAGCTGATCCAGATGGAAACGGGATTGAAATTTATCATGATCGCCAAAAAGAAGTTTGGCGTGATGAGAATGGAGAGCTACCATTTGTTAGTAACCCATTAGCCGGTGAAGAATTATTGCAGCAAGGAAGTGCATGGAATGGGTTCCCGGCTGCTACTGTGATGGGGCATATTCATTTACATGTAGCTGACTTAGAAGAAGCGAAACGTTTCTACGTTGATGGTCTTGGCTTTGAAGTAACAATCCCAGCTCATAATGGAGCGTTGTTCGTATCCGCAGGTGGTTATCATCATCATATCGGTTTAAATACGTGGCAAGGTGAAGGGATACCACCACAAATGCCAAATTCCGTTGGCTTGAAATATTTCACAATTGTACTAGCGGATGAAAAACAAAAAGAGCAAGTATGTGAAAGCTTAAAATATATTGGCGTAGTTGCTACGTACAAAGATGGAATATTACAGGCCAAGGATCCGTTTGGACATGGTATACATTTTAAAGTAAAAGGAGAAGCCTAA